The Actinomycetota bacterium genome contains the following window.
AGAGATTCTCGCGGCACTCCAGAGACTTGTGCATGACCTGGGCATGACCGTGGTGATGGCCGAGCACCGACTCGAGCGAGTTGTGCAATACGCCGATCGCATCATCGTTGTGCCAGGCGATGCTCAGGCGATAGTGATCGGGACACCACAGGAGGTCATGCGGGAGGCACCTATCGCCCCGCCAGTAGTCGAACTTGGCAGGATCGCCGGCTGGATGCCTCTTCCGCTGTCGGTGCGCGATGCACGTCGAGCTGCTGGTCCACTGCGAGCGCTGCTCGTTGGTCAGGTCCCGCCGCTGAGAGCCGTTGCGAGCCACAACGTCGATGACACGCTCGTTGAGGCCAAGGACCTCACCGTTCGCTACGGCAGCCATACAGCTCTTCGCAATCTTTCGCTCTCCGTACACCGTGGCGAGGTCGTTGCATTGATGGGCAGAAATGGTGCCGGCAAGTCGACATTGCTCAATGCCATGGTCGGACTGCGCACAGGCACTTCTGGAAGCATCACCACCAACGGCAAGAACGCCAGCACGCTCAAGGGATCTGAACTGCTGAAATCCGTCGGGCTCGTGCCCCAGGTTCCCGGTGATCTGCTTGAAGCCACCACCGTTGCCGATGAATGCAAGGCGGCAGATCGCGACGCACAAGTTGACCCGGGCACAGCACGAGCATTGCTCGCGCTACTTGCTCCCGAGATTCTTGACAGCACGCATCCGCGTGATCTGTCTGAAGGTCAACGACTGCTGTTGGCTCTTGCCGTGGTGCTTGCCGCACGTCCGCCCCTCTTGCTGCTCGATGAGCCAACACGCGGACTGGACTACCCAACCAAGATCCGGCTGGCCACCGTCCTTCGCGATCTGGCCGGTGCCGGCCACGCGATCATGCTCGCCACTCACGATGTTGAGCTGGCTGCCGAAGTCGCTACTCGCGTGGTGGTCATCGCCGATGGCGAGATCGTTGCCGATGGCACGACATCGGACGTTGTTGTGTCATCGCCCATGTTTGCGCCACAAGTAGCCAAGGTTCTCGCACCGCACCCGTGGCTCACTGTCTCTGACGTCGTCGCGACTATTGGCCCGTTGATCCTGCGCACCCACGCACCCATCAGCGGTGGAGCGGTCGGATGACACCGGCAGTACGCATCGGCAAACGATCGCTGCTGGCAATCCTTGCCACCTCGATGGTCGGCATCATCGCCTTCACCTGGCCGCTCTTCGCGGCTCAGGATTCACAGGCTGTGGCGCACGCTAATGACGCGCCTTGGCTATTCGCGCTCGTCGTCCCATTGCTGCTGGCAGTCGTACTCGCACAGTTCACCGATGGCGGAATGGATGCCAAGGCCGTGGCATTGCTCGGAGTCCTCGCGGCGGTGGTGGCGGCCATGCGCCCCCTTGGAGGTGGTACTGCGGGCTTGGAGCCGATCTGGGTCATCCTCGTCTTGGGCGGTCGGGCCTTGGGCCCAGGATTTGGTTTCAGTCTGGGCGCCGTCTCATTGTTTGCATCGGCCTTGATGACTGGCGGAGTCGGCCCGTGGCTGCCGTTCCAGATGCTTGCAGCCGCCTGGGTCGGCCTGGGCGCCGGACTGCTGCCGCGCGCCAGCGGCAAGAGGGAGCTGGTGATGCTGGCGGGCTATGGAGCTGTCGCGTCATTCGCCTACGGGCTGTTGCTCAACCTGTGGTTCTGGCCGTTCACAGCCGGTTTGCCGGCCGCTATCGCATTTGAGGCAGGTGCGCCGTTGAGTCAGAACCTGGCAGCCTGGATCCACTTCACCATCGTCACCAGCCTTGGCTATGACATTCCGCGCGCAGTTCTCACCGTTGTCCTCATCATGCTGGCCGGCACCACGATCTTGACGGCTCTTCGACGAGCGGCGCGCAGGGCGAACTTCGGCGCAGTGCCGACATTCGAAACGGCATCCACGTGAGAGTGCAACTGCTCGGCACCGGATCAGCTGACGGGTGGCCGAATCCATTCTGCGATTGCGATTCATGCGCGAGTCAGCGCGCCACAGGCAAGGCGCGTGCTGCGAGCTGCGCACTCATTGATGATGAACTTCTGATCGACTGGGGTCCCACCTTGGCCAATTCCGCCAGCCGCTTGGGACTGTCCCTCAACAAGGTCCACCACATTCTTTTCACCCATGGCCATCCCGATCATCTGGCGCCAGAGTTCCTGTTGTGGCGTTCCTGGATCAAGGATCTGAAGACTCTGCATATCTACGGGCCGCCACATGCCATCTCGCGTTTCGAGCACTGGATGGATCCGCAGGCTCCCGTTGTCTTCCATGTAGTGGAAGCAGACGACGAGTTCACCGCTCGAACCGCCAGCGGCACAGTCATTGTGCGCGTGCTCGCTGCATCGCATGGTCATGGCAGCGGAGATGTGTTCGCCGACGAAGCCGTGCTGTATGACCTCACGGCCGCAGATGGCGACCGACTGCTCTATGCCACCGACACAGGACCGTTGAGCCAGCGCACGGTAGCGGCTGTCCGTGACCGTGATTTCAATCTCGTGCTCATAGAGGAAACCTTTGGTCGACACAGCACCCATGGCACCGGACACCTTGATCTGTCGACACTTCCGCGCACCCTTGATGATCTACGCACAGCCGGCGCCATTACCGACAACACAGATGTCATCGCCTTCCACCTGAGTCATCACAACCCACCCCTTGCTGAACTCACGCAAGAACTCGCCGCCTTTGGCGCGCGAGCAGTCGACGACGGATCGATCATCAACACTCGGCGAGTCAACCGGAACTGCATACTCGTCATCGGCGGTGCACGCTCAGGCAAATCAACATTTGCAGAGTCGCTTGCAATGACGCGGGATGCGGTTACCTACCTCGCAACAGGCGGCAGCCGACCCGAGGACGCTGAATGGGCGGAACGCGTGGCTGCCCATCAAGCTCGACGTCCAGCCTCGTGGAAGACCGTGGAATCCGCTGACGTCACAGGTGCTATCCGAGCGCACGATCACGGAACCTTGCTCATCGACTGCATCAGCCTGTGGCTCACCCACGTACTCGATGCCGCAGGTGCTTGGGACAGTGATCCGGCGGACAATCAGCAATTGCTGGCTGGAGTGCACGACACCATCGAGGAGTTGGTCGAGGCCGTGCGCAACTGCGCTCACGATTTGATCATCGTCAGCAACGAAGTCGGGCAGGGAGTGGTGCCGCCGACGTACGCCGGACGCTTGTTTCGCGACCTCATGGGCATCACCAATGCCAAGCTTGCTGAGGTGAGCTCGCAGGTGCAGTTCCTGGTCGCCGGAAGATCGCTGCCACTTGCATCCATTGCCTCACTGCTGACAAAGGACAGTCATGAATGATTTGCCTGGAGTCTCCTTGCCCGATGAGCAGATGCGCACGGCAGCGATGGCTCGCCAACTTCGACTCACCAAGCCAGCTGGAGCCCTTGGACGATTGGAAGAGCTGAGCGGGTGGGCCAGTGCCGTGCAGGGGAAGTGCCCGCCGAGCAGATTCCAGCAGGCCACCGTCGTGATCTTCGCCGGTGATCACGGAATCGCCACCACCGCGCGCACTTCGGCATATCCCTCAGAAGTAACTGCTCAGATGGTGCGCAACTTCGTCGCGGGCGGCGCAGCAGTCAACGTCCTGGCTCGCCAGGCAGATGCCCGCGTCCGCGTTGTTGACGTGAGCGTCGATGCCGAGCCTGGCTATCTCGAGGCGATCGCGCCTGAGGTCGCCAGCAATCGCATCCGTCGCAGTAGCGGATCCATCGATCGTGAGGATGCGCTCACTCTCGTCGAGGCACAGGCTGCCTTCGATCTGGGTCGACGTATTGCTGATGAGGAAATTGACAGCGGCGCAGACCTGCTGATCCCTGGTGACATGGGAATCGGCAACACCACTCCCGCGTCCACTCTGACTGGCCTGTTGGCCAATCTCGATGCCTCCAAAGTCACGGGCGTGGGCACTGGCATTGACGATCAGACCTGGATGCGCAAGTGCGCGGCCGTGCGGGATGCCATGCATCGCGGTCGACCGGAGCTCGGCAATCCCATTGCACTGCTGGCCGCAGTGGGCGGGGCCGATTTCGCGGCGATGACAGGATTCCTCGTGCAGGCGGCGATTCGCAAAACCCCCGTCATCCTTGACGGCACGATCTCGGGTGCATGCGCGCTCGTCGCTGATCGAATCGACTTTCGAGCAAAACACTGGTGGTTAGCCGGACATCGCTCCTCTGAGCCAGCGCATACCGCAGCCCTGGATCATCTGGGCCTTGAACCGGTGATCGACTACGCATTGCGTCTCGGTGAAGGCACCGGCGCTTTGCTGGCCTTGCCAGTCGTGCAAGCCGCGATTTGCTTGCTTGCCGAGATGGCGACCTTCGATGAGGCCGGGGTCAGCGAGCAGGATGCCTGACGCGCTTCGATTGGCCATCGGCACGCTGACTCGACTGCCCGTGCCTGCACCAAGGACCCTGACACGCAGCACCACAACCTGGGCGATGAGCCTTGCGCCCCTGATTGGCGCAGCACTGGCACTTGTCTGCGGACTGCCCTTGCTCATCGAGGCGCGGCAATTCACCACACTTGTTCTTGCCGCCATTTCGATCGCGCTGCTCGCCTTCGCAACGCGGGCGCTGCACCTCGACGGGCTTGCCGACACTGCCGATGCGCTCGGCAGTGCCAAGCCAGCACAGCAGGCTCTTGAGATCGCGCGCAAGTCCGACATCGGACCATTCGGCGTCATCGCCCTGGTGCTGAATCTGCTGCTGCAGACCTTCGCACTGGCGGCGTGCCTCTATGCGGGTGATGGCCTACCGGCCCTGGTGCTCGCGGCGGTGCTTGGGCGCATCGCGCTGACGTGGGCGTGCACTCAGCTATGGCCGGCGGCACGAGCTGATGGCCTTGGGGCCAGCGTCGCTGGCAGCGTTCCGCTGGCTGTGCCCATCCTTTGGGCAGTCGTGATAGCTATTGGCGGATACGTACTGCTCGGAGCAGCTGGAGTATTGGCAACTCTGCTTGCACTGCTCGCAGGCCAACTCGTGCTCATGATCACCAAGAGACGACTTGGCGGAGTCACGGGTGATGTCCTTGGTGCAGTCATCGAGTGCGCAACGAGCACGGCACTGATCACTTTGGCGCTACTGCTGCAGTACTCGAGTTTCTAGAACTGGCCTCATCTATCGCGTTGACGGCTCAACAAACGGAGGCTTGGTGACGTGGAATCGAATCGGCTTTCCACGCACATTGACCAGCACGTCGTACCCAGGCTCGACATCGGCATCAAGCAGCGCCAGCGCAATGCCACATTTCAAACTCGGCGAATAGGTTCCGCTGGTGATGTCACCGATCACCGGTGCGGTCAGTTCAACATCGGCCAGCCCGTGCACGTGCATATGAGCGCGCGGGATTCCCCGTTCGACTGACTTCAGCCCACGCAATTTGCGGCGGGGCCCTTCTGCTCGTTGTTTGACGAGCGCATCGCGGCCGGCGAACTCGGGCTTGTCCCAGCCCACTGCCCACGCGAGACCTGCTTCAACTGGCGAGATGTCCTGGGCGATGTCCTGTCCGTGCAGTGGATAGCCCATCTCCAAACGCAAGGTATCGCGCGCACCTAGGCCGGCAGGAACCGCGCCGAGCGCCTGCCCCCGTTCAAGCAGCACATCCCAAACCGATCCCAGAATGATGTTGGGCACGACAAGCTCAAATCCGAGTTCACCGGTGTATCCACTGCGGCAGACGATGACCGGTTCACCGCGATGGCTCGCATTGATCATTGCCATGTAGTCCAACTCAGCCGGCAGCCCGATCGCTTCAATCAGCGCGCGGCTGTTGGGGCCTTGAACGGCGATGATGCCGTGAGTGTCGTGATGATTCTCAATCGTGACGCCTGCTGGTGCGCTCTCCACTAGCAATTGGACGATCACACTCGCATTGGACGCATTGGGAACCATGAAGATCTCGTTATCTGCCCAGCGATACACGATGAGGTCATCGACCACGCCGCCATATTCATTGCACAGCATCGTGTACTGGGCGCTGCCATCGCCGATGCGATCCAAGTCATTGGTCAGAATTGAATTGAGAAAGGCCAATGCGCCTTCGCCATGGATGCGGACTTTGCCCATGTGCGACACATCGAAGATGCCGACTGCTGAGCGCACAGCATCATGCTCAACCAGCACTCCGGCGTATTCGATAGGCATATCCCAGCCGCCGAAGTCGGCGGTCTTGGCGCCCAACTGCAGGTGTCGACTATGGAGCGGAGTCTCGCGCAATCCTGAGTTCACGGCACGAAGGTACCTGTTCGGCGAACTTCAGAACGCACTGCTTGACATCGCGTGATCGGGCTAGGGTTCCGTCATGACTTTGACTCTTGCCGCCACCGCCCCGAGTTCAACTGCCTGCGATGCCCTGGTCATTGCGATTGTGCCCGCCAAAGGCAAGGCGATCGCGCTGGCAGCTCACGGCTTGACCGCTGCTCAAGCCAATCGCATCATGGAATCCGCGAATGCTGTCGGCGCCTCAAGCAAATCGGGAGAACTGACCGTTCTCCCAGCGCCATCTGGATTTGCGGCGAAGAAGATCGCGGTGCTTGGGCTGGGCGACTTTGCCAAGACCGGCGATCTGGAAACCCTGCGCACTGCAGTCGGTGCCGCAGTGCGGTCACTTTCAGGCAGCAAGAAGATCGCCATCGTTGCTTCGCCCGACGCGGAACATGTGCTGGCAACTGCGCTGGCCGCGCAACTGGGCAGTTACTCCTTCACCGACTTCAAGGGCAAGGCCAAGCCAAGAACCTCAGCATCGAACATCGTCCTGCTGGTCCCAAAGGAAGCGATCAGCGAGGGTAGAGCAGCGCTCGCCGATGCCGCTGTTCTTGCCACCTCGGTCAACTTGAGCCGTGATCTGGTCAACACTCCCCCCAATGCGCTGACACCCGTTGACTTGGCGGCTGCAGCGAAGAACGCAGTTGCCGGCCTACCAGTCAAGGTCACCATCTGGGACGAGAAGGCGCTCAAGCGCGATGGTTGCGGCGGTATTTTGGCCGTCGGCCAGGGTTCAGTGAATCCACCCCGTCTGGTGAAGATGGTGTACGCCCCTGCCGGGGCCAAGGCCAGCTTGGCCATCGTTGGCAAGGGCATCACCTTCGACACCGGCGGCATCTCCATCAAGCCGGCGGCGGGCATGGATGAGATGAAAGGCGACATGGGCGGGGCGGCCGCCGTTATTGGCGCAATGCAGGCCATCGCCAAGCTCGGGATCATTATCAATGTCACCGGCTGGGTGCCAACTGCTGAGAACATGCCCGGTGGCAATGCGCAGCGTCCTGGCGATGTGATCACCATGTTCGATGGCACGACAGTAGAAGTACTGAACACCGACGCTGAGGGTCGACTGGTGCTGGCTGATGCGCTGGGCATGGCCGTGCTGGAAAAGCCGGATCTCATCATCGACGTCGCCACCTTGACCGGCGCCCAGCGCATTGCACTGGGATCTCGCACGGCAGGAGTGATGGCCAATGACGATGACTCGCGGACCTTGGTGTGCACCGCGGCCGGCGAAGCAGGCGAAGCTGCCTGGCCGATGCCCTTGCCGGAGTACCTGCGCGCCTCAATCGACTCCCCCACAGCCGATATTGCCAATATCGGCGACCGGCTCGGAGGCATGCTCTCAGCTGGCATCTTCCTCAAGGAATTCATCCCAGCCGAGCAGCTCTGGGTGCATATCGACATCGCCGGGCCCTCATTCAACGACAAGGGCCCCTATGGCTACACGCCCAAGGGCGGCACGGGCTCTACGGTGCGCACCTTCGTTCAGGTGGCCAAGACGCTTGCGGCAGGATAGGCAGTAGAAGACATCGGCCGGGCACACGCTCGGCTCAAAGTTCGCTGGCGGGAGTTTTGGTGGCAGACGCTGACCTGGTCATCCTCGGTGGAGGCAGTGGTGGCTATGCCGCGGCCCTTCGTGCATCCGAACTGGGCAAGAGCGTCATCCTGATAGATCAGGACAAGCTCGGCGGCACCTGTTTGCATCGGGGTTGCATCCCAACCAAGGCACTGCTGCATGCGGCGGAGGTCGCTGATTCAGCACGCGAGAGCGAGCAGTTCGGCGTCAACGCAACCCTTCATGGCATCGACATGAAGAAGGTCAATGACTATCGCGACGGCGTCGTTGCGCGTCTGTACAAGGGCCTGCAGGGCCTTGTGAAGAGCCGCAATGTCACCTTCGTCGAAGGCACCGGCCGCCTCGTGGGTCCCAAGACTGTTGAGGTCAATGGACAGCAGTACACCGGCGAACACCTCATTCTTGCCACTGGCTCCTATGCCCGTTCCCTTCCTGGTCTGGACATCGGTGGCCGAATCCTGACTTCAGACCAAGCGCTCGCTTTGGACTACATCCCTGAGCGCGTCATCGTGCTCGGCGGCGGTGTCATTGGCGTGGAGTTCGCAAGTGTCTGGAAGTCCTTCGGTGCTGAAGTGACCATCATTGAAGGCCTGCCTCACCTGGTCCCCAATGAAGACGAAGCAGTGTCCAAGCAACTCGAGCGGGCCTTCCGCAAGCGCGGTATCAATTTCTCCTTGGGCGTGCGCTTCGCCTCAGCAACCCAAGACGATTCAGGCGTGCACGTGGCTCTTGAAGATGGCAAGACCTTCGACGCTGACCTGTTGCTGGTCGCCGTGGGTCGGGGGCCAAACGCCTCGGGTATGGGCTTTGAGGAGCAGGGCGTGGCTATGGAGCGCGGTTGGGTCCTGGTCGATGAGCGCCTGCATACCAATCTGCCTGGAGTGTTCGCCGTTGGCGACATCACACCTGGTCTGCAACTTGCTCACCGCGGTTTCCAGCACGGCATCTTCGTTGCCGAGGAAATCGCGGGACTGCATCCGATGGTGATCGCTGACGTCAACATCCCCAAGGTCACCTACTGCGAGCCCGAAGTGGCCAGCGTCGGCATGACTGAGGCCCAAGCACGTGCAGAGCACGGCGACAACATCGCGACCTACGAATACAACCTCGGCGGCAATGGCAAGAGCCAGATCCTTGGCACTGCCGGGTTCATCAAGTTGGTACAGGTCAAAGAAGGTCCTGTCGTGGGTATTCACATGGTCGGCTCGCGCATGGGAGAGCAGATCGGTGAAGCACAGTTGATCGTGAACTGGGAAGCGCATCCAGAAGATGTTGCTGTGCTGATTCACGCGCACCCCACGCAGAACGAGGCTATGGGCGAGGCACACCTTGCGCTGGCTGGAAAACCGCTCCACGCACACGCCTGACACACAACCAGATCCGCGATCCGGATCTTCGAAGGGGAGTCGAGTTCACATGTCGGTCTCAGTCACGATGCCACAGCTCGGAGAGAGCGTCACCGAAGGAACCGTCACTCGATGGTTGAAGCAGGTCGGTGACACCATCACTGCTGACGAGCCCCTGCTCGAGATCTCCACGGACAAGGTCGATACCGAGATTCCGGCACCCGCCTCTGGCGTGCTGCTGGCGATCAGCGCCGCCGAGGACGAGACCGTGCTGGTTGGTGCCGAGCTTGGTGTCATCGGAGCAGCCGACGAAGCCGGCGCTAGCGCCCCTGCTCCAGTAGCAGCGGCCCCTCTCGCTGCGTCCGAGCCCACACCCGCACCCGTTGAGCCAGTTGTCGCCGCACCGGCGCCGGTGGCGCCTGCCGCCGCCGCGCCGCCAGCGCCAGCTGCAGGCGGGGCCATTGTTGACGTACTGCTCCCCCTGCTTGGCGAGAGTGTCACCGAAGGAACCGTCACCCGTTGGCTGAAGCAGGTCGGCGACACAGTCGCCGCTGACGAGCCCCTCGTGGAGATCTCGACCGACAAGGTGGACACCGAACTGCCGTCGCCAGCCGCTGGCGTCCTGGTCGCCATCCTGGTTCTCGAAGACGCCACGGCCGATGTGGGCGCTGTGCTTGGCCAGATCGGCGCTGCCGGCGCTGTTCCCGCGCCAGCAGTTGCACCCGCTCCTGCCGCACCTGCTCCTACTGCCCCCGTGATCACTGCAGCCCCAGTTGTGGCCGCACCACCTGCACCACCTGCAGCCCCGCCAGTTGTCCCCGCTGCTCCTGTGGCAGCGCCAGTGCCGGCTCCCGCCGCAGTTCCAGCCGCCGCAGTTTCCGATAGTGAGTCGTACGTGACCCCATTGGTGCGCCGACTTGCAACGCAAAATGGCGTCGATCTTTCCGCAGTTGTCGGAACAGGTATTGGCGGGCGCATCCGTAAGCAGGATGTGCTTGCAGCAGCCGAAACCAAGCAAGCTCGCGCCACGACTGCGGCTGCTGCAGCCCCGGTGGCTGTAGCTAGTTCCACCTCAGCTGCAAGCCCATCGCCATTGCGTGGACAGACCGTGAAGATCTCTCGCCTGCGCCGCGTCATCGCCGAGCGCATGGTGGAGTCATTGCAAGTTTCCGCTCAACTCACCACAGTCCTGGAAGTTGATGTCACGGCCATCGCAAAGCTGCGTGGCCGCATCAAGGACGAGTTCGAAGGCCGCGAAGGCGTCAAACTCACCTACCTGCCGTTCATCGCCAAGGCGTCTGTTGAGGCTCTCAAGCAGTTCCCGATGGTCAATGCCTCCATCGACATGAATGAGGGCACGATCACCTACCACGATTCAGAGAACCTCGGCATTGCCGTTGACACTGATCGCGGCCTGCTCGTCCCGGTTATCCGCAATGCCGGGGACCTCAACATCGCCGGGCTTTCGCGCAGCATTGCCGACCTTGCCGATCGCACCCGCCAGAGCAAGGTTGCACCCGACGAGCTCAGCGGTGGCACGTTCACGATCACCAATACCGGCAGTCGCGGGGCCTTGTTCGACACCCCGATCATCAATCAGCCGCAGGTTGCCATCTTGGGCACCGGAGCGATCATCAAGCGCCCGGTCGTTGTGCCCGACACCACTGGGCAGGAAGTCATTGCGATCCGCTCGATGATGTATCTGTCTTTGTCCTACGACCATCGACTGGTCGATGGAGCTGACGCCGCTCGATTCCTCGTGGCAGTGAAGGCCCGTCTGGAAGAAGCCTCGTTTGAGGCTGAACTCGGACTCTGACGCGATGAGGGTCGCGGTCACAGGCTCAACAGGGCTCATCGGTACTGCACTTGTTGCTCAACTGCGCCTGGATGGCCATACGGTCAGCCGCTTGGTCCGCCGCAGCGCAGCTTCGGCTGACGAGATCTCTTGGGATCCCGTGGCTGGCACTGTTGATCTTGCAGCACTTGAAGGCACTGAAGCGGTATTCCATCTCGCTGGAGCCGGCGTCGGCGATCATCGGTGGACTGATGCCTACAAGGCTGAGATTCTCAACAGTCGGGTCCTGGGGACCCAGACCATCGCTCGGGCCCTTGCTGCACTGGCCTCACCGCCCGCAGTTCTGGTCTCAGGGTCCGCGATCGGCTGGTACGGCGACACAGGTGACCAGATTGTCGACGAGCAGGCTCCTGCCGGCCAAGGATTTCTCGCTGAGGTGGTGCAGGCCTGGGAGGCAGCAACTGCGACCGCAAGTGAGGCAGGCATTCGTGTCGTGCACGCGCGCACCGGACTCGTGGTTGCCCGCGACGGCGGCGCTTGGGCTCGCATGTTCCCGCTCTTTCGCCTCGGGGTCGGCGGAAAGTTGGGCCCGGGCAATCAGTACTGGTCGTGGATCTCACTGCGAGATGAAATCTCGGCACTGCTCTACTGCATGACCAACTCAGCAATCTCAGGTCCGGTGAATCTGACCGGGCCAAGTGCTGTGACCAACAGCGAGGTCACCTCTGCCATGGGACGTGTCATGGGCCGTCCCACACTTCTGCCTGTCCCCGCTGCCGCCCTGAAGATCGTGCTGGGTGAATTCTCAAGTGAGGTGCTGGGCAGCATCAGGGTCACTCCCGCTGTACTTCAAGCCGCCCAGTTCGCCTGGGCCGACACCACGATTGAATCCGCGATCAGCACTGCGTGGCGCAGCCCTTGAGCGTTGACGTCATCATCGTTGGAGCCGGACTCGCGGGTCTGGCCGCAGCGCGTGAACTGAGTCTTGCTGGAATCGAAGTCGCCGTGCTTGAAGCAAGTGACCAGGTTGGCGGTCGAGTTCGCACTGATTACGTCGACGGACTGCAACTGGATTGGGGTTTTCAGGTCTATAATCCGGCCTATCCCGAAGCCGCCCGAATTCTTGATCACCCAGCTCTCGCGCTTCGCCCACTGGCGCCAGGCCTTGGTATCCGCCTCGGCAACGGCCGCCTGATGCGTCTGGGTGATCCACGCAAGCACTTGACCTGGGGACTGCGTGGCCTTGGTCCGGGTTCTGGCTCGCCGGTGGCCAAGATGCGTCTTGCTCGCTACCTCTTGCATCTTGCTCGCCAGTCACCTGGGCTGCTGCAAGAAGAGGCAGACATCACTGCTCGGGACGCGCTCGTGCAAGCCGGGATAGGCGAAACTCTCATCGATCAAATCCTGGCTCCATTTCTCGCGGGCGTGTTTCTTGAGCCCGACCTTGTGACTTCGCGCAGATTCATGGACCTGGTTCTGCGCTCCTTTGCGAACGGTCGACCGTCGCTGCCAGCCAAGGGCATGCAGGCAATACCCGAGCAGATCCATGCAGCGCTGCCTCCCGGCACTGTGCAGCTCAACTCTGCTGTGGTGAAGATCAACAACAAGTCGGTCAACACCGCTGACAATGGAAGCGTGCGAGCCAAACTGGTGATTATGGCAACACAGGCACCTGCCGCCGAAAAGCTCGCGCCCGGACTTCGTCTCCCAACTGGCCGCGCGGTGACGACTTGGTACCACCTCGCCGATGCGCCCGCAGAGCAACTCACCAACGGCCAATCACTACTGCTCGTCGACAGCCAACGCAGCGGCGCAGTGATCAACACCGTGGTCGTCAGCCACGCAGCCCCGTCCTACGCCTCGCAGCAGCGCGTTCTGGTCTCCTCGTCCTGCCTTGGGCTGGACACAAGTCAGGACGCTGAACAGTCCGTGCGGATACACCTGTCCAAGTTGTATGCGGCGCCGACTTCAGGCTGGCAATTGGTGGAGCGCTACTCGATTCCCTATGCCCTGCCAGCAATGGAACCTCCGTTCATGGTGCGCAAGCCAATCGAGCACGGATCCTTGCTGCTCGCCGGAGATCACCGTGAAACTGGTTCGATTCAGGGAGCCCTGGTCAGCGGGCGTCGGGCCGCACATCGAGCCCTTGAACTGCTGGACTTACGATGACCACTGTGCAGACCGCGACGCAATTGCAGGTCACGCATGTTGGATTCGGCTCCGCTGCCGTTGAATACTCCGCCACCTGGGACCTCCAGCGCACGATTCATGCACAGGTCGTCAGCGGCGAATCTCC
Protein-coding sequences here:
- a CDS encoding ATP-binding cassette domain-containing protein produces the protein MIHFDHVTITYPGASRPVLEDVNLELLEGELVLVVGRTGSGKSTLLQAINGLVPHFTGGTLTGEVRIDGRSTSTHPPRELADLVGVVPQDPASGFVADTVEEELAFGMECLGLRADIMRRRVEETLDLLGLAELRNRPLLTLSAGQQQRVAIGAVLAAHPKVLVLDEPTSALDPGAAEEILAALQRLVHDLGMTVVMAEHRLERVVQYADRIIVVPGDAQAIVIGTPQEVMREAPIAPPVVELGRIAGWMPLPLSVRDARRAAGPLRALLVGQVPPLRAVASHNVDDTLVEAKDLTVRYGSHTALRNLSLSVHRGEVVALMGRNGAGKSTLLNAMVGLRTGTSGSITTNGKNASTLKGSELLKSVGLVPQVPGDLLEATTVADECKAADRDAQVDPGTARALLALLAPEILDSTHPRDLSEGQRLLLALAVVLAARPPLLLLDEPTRGLDYPTKIRLATVLRDLAGAGHAIMLATHDVELAAEVATRVVVIADGEIVADGTTSDVVVSSPMFAPQVAKVLAPHPWLTVSDVVATIGPLILRTHAPISGGAVG
- a CDS encoding ECF transporter S component; the protein is MTPAVRIGKRSLLAILATSMVGIIAFTWPLFAAQDSQAVAHANDAPWLFALVVPLLLAVVLAQFTDGGMDAKAVALLGVLAAVVAAMRPLGGGTAGLEPIWVILVLGGRALGPGFGFSLGAVSLFASALMTGGVGPWLPFQMLAAAWVGLGAGLLPRASGKRELVMLAGYGAVASFAYGLLLNLWFWPFTAGLPAAIAFEAGAPLSQNLAAWIHFTIVTSLGYDIPRAVLTVVLIMLAGTTILTALRRAARRANFGAVPTFETAST
- a CDS encoding bifunctional adenosylcobinamide kinase/adenosylcobinamide-phosphate guanylyltransferase, with the protein product MRVQLLGTGSADGWPNPFCDCDSCASQRATGKARAASCALIDDELLIDWGPTLANSASRLGLSLNKVHHILFTHGHPDHLAPEFLLWRSWIKDLKTLHIYGPPHAISRFEHWMDPQAPVVFHVVEADDEFTARTASGTVIVRVLAASHGHGSGDVFADEAVLYDLTAADGDRLLYATDTGPLSQRTVAAVRDRDFNLVLIEETFGRHSTHGTGHLDLSTLPRTLDDLRTAGAITDNTDVIAFHLSHHNPPLAELTQELAAFGARAVDDGSIINTRRVNRNCILVIGGARSGKSTFAESLAMTRDAVTYLATGGSRPEDAEWAERVAAHQARRPASWKTVESADVTGAIRAHDHGTLLIDCISLWLTHVLDAAGAWDSDPADNQQLLAGVHDTIEELVEAVRNCAHDLIIVSNEVGQGVVPPTYAGRLFRDLMGITNAKLAEVSSQVQFLVAGRSLPLASIASLLTKDSHE
- the cobT gene encoding nicotinate-nucleotide--dimethylbenzimidazole phosphoribosyltransferase, translated to MNDLPGVSLPDEQMRTAAMARQLRLTKPAGALGRLEELSGWASAVQGKCPPSRFQQATVVIFAGDHGIATTARTSAYPSEVTAQMVRNFVAGGAAVNVLARQADARVRVVDVSVDAEPGYLEAIAPEVASNRIRRSSGSIDREDALTLVEAQAAFDLGRRIADEEIDSGADLLIPGDMGIGNTTPASTLTGLLANLDASKVTGVGTGIDDQTWMRKCAAVRDAMHRGRPELGNPIALLAAVGGADFAAMTGFLVQAAIRKTPVILDGTISGACALVADRIDFRAKHWWLAGHRSSEPAHTAALDHLGLEPVIDYALRLGEGTGALLALPVVQAAICLLAEMATFDEAGVSEQDA
- a CDS encoding adenosylcobinamide-GDP ribazoletransferase, whose product is MPDALRLAIGTLTRLPVPAPRTLTRSTTTWAMSLAPLIGAALALVCGLPLLIEARQFTTLVLAAISIALLAFATRALHLDGLADTADALGSAKPAQQALEIARKSDIGPFGVIALVLNLLLQTFALAACLYAGDGLPALVLAAVLGRIALTWACTQLWPAARADGLGASVAGSVPLAVPILWAVVIAIGGYVLLGAAGVLATLLALLAGQLVLMITKRRLGGVTGDVLGAVIECATSTALITLALLLQYSSF
- the gcvT gene encoding glycine cleavage system aminomethyltransferase GcvT, whose product is MNSGLRETPLHSRHLQLGAKTADFGGWDMPIEYAGVLVEHDAVRSAVGIFDVSHMGKVRIHGEGALAFLNSILTNDLDRIGDGSAQYTMLCNEYGGVVDDLIVYRWADNEIFMVPNASNASVIVQLLVESAPAGVTIENHHDTHGIIAVQGPNSRALIEAIGLPAELDYMAMINASHRGEPVIVCRSGYTGELGFELVVPNIILGSVWDVLLERGQALGAVPAGLGARDTLRLEMGYPLHGQDIAQDISPVEAGLAWAVGWDKPEFAGRDALVKQRAEGPRRKLRGLKSVERGIPRAHMHVHGLADVELTAPVIGDITSGTYSPSLKCGIALALLDADVEPGYDVLVNVRGKPIRFHVTKPPFVEPSTR